From Musa acuminata AAA Group cultivar baxijiao chromosome BXJ3-8, Cavendish_Baxijiao_AAA, whole genome shotgun sequence, one genomic window encodes:
- the LOC135645690 gene encoding cellulose synthase-like protein G3, translating to MNGFGRALARNSSPHGLLVVMYESMKAMVERATERGYVANDVVFGAEEREHFEKRKGFTRHDHHPSAIQVLLQSSKDSDIMGNALPNLIYLSREKYARVERHEQRPSDPDCDMYCNNPLAPLHTLCYFLDPAVSADLAFVQFPQCFHGINENDIYASELSVCSGLIPGEWMDSGDPNTPAPVASSRDALCMAPARRLTVARRLRSPHCRKPWKWLPAPSNSIGFRYGSLVEDFHTGYRLYYKGWMSVEDIPIIVYDLLPPLALMYQTPLFPKVSDPWFFVYAYLFIAVYGQQLIQALWHYRGTVSKIVSGGGIASLGSGIAQIQSPRLSGIGNTSLGGGTTQT from the exons ATGAATGGTTTCGGTCGTGCGCTGGCCAGGAATAGTAGTCCTCATGGGCTGCTTGTT GTGATGTACGAGAGCATGAAGGCGATGGTAGAGAGGGCAACGGAGAGAGGTTACGTGGCCAATGATGTAGTCTTTGGTGCAGAAGAACGAGAGCACTTCGAGAAGCGGAAGGGGTTCACTCGCCATGACCACCACCCTTCCGCGATCCAG GTTCTACTCCAAAGCAGCAAAGATTCGGATATCATGGGAAACGCGCTGCCCAATCTGATctacctctccagagagaaat ACGCGCGTGTCGAGCGCCATGAGCAACGCCCCAGTGATCCTGACTGCGACATGTACTGCAACaaccctctcgctcctctccacaCGCTGTGCTACTTTCTGGACCCTGCCGTCTCCGCCGACCTCGCCTTCGTCCAGTTCCCCCAGTGCTTCCATGGAATCAACGAGAACGACATCTACGCAAGCGAACTCAGCGTGTGTTCAGGATTAATCCCAGGGGAATGGATGGACTCCGGGGACCCAAATACGCCGGCACCGGTTGCTTCTTCTCGCGACGCTCTTTGCATGGCACCAGCTCGCCGGCTCACCGTGGCTCGTCGGCTTCGGAGTCCGCACTGCAGAAAGCCGTGGAAGTGGCTGCCTGCTCCTTCGAACTCG ATTGGGTTCCGATACGGGTCGCTCGTGGAGGACTTCCACACGGGTTATCGGCTCTACTACAAGGGATGGATGTCCGTGGAGGACATCCCCATCATAGTATACGACCTTCTTCCACCGCTTGCTCTCATGTATCAGACGCCCCTCTTCCccaag GTCTCCGATCCATGGTTCTTCGTGTACGCCTATCTCTTCATCGCAGTCTATGGCCAAcagttgattcaagcttt GTGgcactatcgtggcacagtctccaagattgtgtcaggcggtggtattgccagtctgggcagtggtattgcccagaTCCAATCTCCGAGATTATCAGGCATTGGTaataccagtctgggtggtggtactacccagacatag
- the LOC135644488 gene encoding cellulose synthase-like protein G3: MTAFHALRVSRHVLLNRAHMLLYSLAILALLRHRVSCLLSSSRFIPLLLAELVLALMWVSSQATRWRPVRRHEFPDRLLREVDPAAFPALDVFICTADPHREPPISVVNTALSAMAFDYPPDRLSIYVSDDGGSAVTLFALMEASRFARYWLPFCKENGLLDRSPEAYFRSNIGGDSDKMKVMYESTKEKVERAMERGYVGNDVVFGAEERELFEKWKEFTRHDHPSVIQVLLQSSKDSDIMGTALPNLIYVSREKRPSSHHHFKAGALNVLTRVSSAMSNAPVILTLDCDMYCNNPRAPLHALCYFLDPVVSADLAYVQFPQCFHGINENDIYASEIKRLFKINSRGMDGLRGPNYVGTGCFFSRRSLHSTGLPAHRGSSASESALQKAVEAAACSFELGTKWGSSIGFRYGSLVEDFHTGYRLHCEGWKSVFCDPARPAFLGDGPKNLNDVLSQCKRWCVGLYEVAFSRFNPLTFGITKASFSMGLIYAHYACWGTWCVPITVYGLLPPLALMYRTPFFPKVSDPWFFVYAYLFTAAYGQDLVEFLADGATIRRWWSDQRMWMTRGVTSFLFGTIQFGLNHIGISAPGFNVTSKVAEEEQNERYERGVLDLGVQSPFFVALGTVAAVNLSSLVVGIARAATTEGFLDEQFAQLFLSGFVAANCWPIYEAMFLRSDGGRMPRSVTVISLTVAGLLLYMGYLVFHV; the protein is encoded by the exons ATGACGGCGTTCCACGCTCTTCGAGTGAGCCGCCACGTCCTCCTCAACCGCGCCCATATGCTACTCTACTCCCTCGCCATCCTCGCTCTCCTCCGCCACCGCGTTTCCTGCCTTCTCTCCTCTTCCCGCTTCATCCCCCTCCTCCTCGCCGAGCTGGTCCTCGCGCTCATGTGGGTCAGCTCCCAAGCCACCCGGTGGCGCCCCGTGCGTCGCCACGAGTTCCCCGACCGGCTGCTCCGGGAGGTCGACCCCGCGGCCTTCCCCGCGCTCGACGTATTCATCTGCACCGCCGACCCGCACCGGGAGCCGCCCATCAGCGTCGTCAACACCGCCCTCTCCGCCATGGCCTTCGACTACCCCCCCGACCGGCTCTCCATCTACGTGTCCGACGACGGCGGCTCCGCTGTCACGCTCTTCGCCCTCATGGAAGCCTCCAGGTTTGCCAGATACTGGTTGCCCTTCTGCAAGGAGAACGGCCTGCTCGACAGATCGCCGGAGGCTTACTTCCGATCCAACATCGGTGGAGACTCAGACAAAATGAAG GTAATGTACGAGAGCACGAAGGAGAAGGTAGAGAGGGCAATGGAGAGAGGTTACGTGGGCAATGATGTAGTCTTTGGTGCAGAAGAACGAGAGCTCTTCGAGAAGTGGAAGGAGTTCACTCGCCATGACCACCCGTCCGTGATCCAG GTTCTACTCCAAAGCAGCAAAGATTCGGATATCATGGGAACCGCGTTGCCCAATCTGATCTACGTCTCCAGAGAGAAACGCCCGTCGTCTCATCATCACTTCAAAGCTGGGGCTCTGAATGTCCTG ACGCGCGTGTCGAGCGCCATGAGCAACGCCCCGGTTATCCTGACCTTGGACTGCGACATGTACTGCAACAACCCTCGTGCTCCTCTCCACGCGCTCTGCTACTTTCTGGACCCTGTCGTCTCCGCCGACCTCGCCTACGTCCAGTTCCCCCAGTGCTTCCATGGAATCAACGAGAACGACATCTACGCAAGCGAGATCAAGCGTTTGTTTAAGATTAATTCCAGGGGAATGGATGGACTCCGGGGACCCAACTACGTCGGCACCGGCTGCTTCTTCTCGCGACGCTCTTTGCATAGCACCGGCTTGCCGGCTCACCGTGGCTCGTCGGCTTCGGAGTCCGCACTGCAGAAAGCCGTGGAAGCGGCTGCCTGCTCCTTCGAACTCGGCACCAAATGGGGATCCTCG ATTGGTTTCCGATACGGGTCGCTCGTGGAGGACTTCCACACGGGTTATCGGCTCCACTGCGAGGGATGGAAGTCCGTGTTCTGCGACCCGGCGAGGCCGGCGTTCCTCGGCGACGGGCCGAAGAATCTAAATGATGTCCTTAGCCAGTGCAAGAGATGGTGCGTGGGGCTCTACGAAGTGGCCTTCTCGAGGTTTAACCCCCTCACCTTCGGCATCACCAAGGCTTCGTTCTCGATGGGCTTAATCTATGCGCACTATGCATGCTGGGGCACTTGGTGCGTCCCCATCACAGTATACGGCCTTCTTCCACCGCTAGCTCTCATGTATCGGACGCCCTTCTTCCCCaag GTCTCCGATCCATGGTTCTTCGTGTACGCCTACCTCTTCACCGCAGCCTATGGCCAAGACCTCGTCGAGTTCCTCGCAGATGGTGCGACCATCCGGAGGTGGTGGAGTGACCAGCGGATGTGGATGACCAGAGGCGTCACATCTTTTCTCTTCGGAACCATCCAGTTCGGACTCAACCACATCGGCATATCTGCGCCGGGTTTCAACGTGACGAGCAAAGTGGCGGAGGAGGAGCAGAACGAGCGGTACGAGAGAGGGGTCCTCGACCTGGGAGTGCAGTCGCCGTTCTTCGTGGCACTCGGAACCGTGGCCGCCGTCAACCTGAGCTCCTTGGTGGTAGGGATCGCGAGGGCTGCGACGACGGAGGGGTTCCTCGACGAGCAGTTCGCGCAGCTGTTCCTGTCGGGCTTCGTCGCCGCCAACTGCTGGCCTATCTACGAGGCCATGTTTCTGAGAAGCGATGGTGGAAGGATGCCGAGGAGCGTCACCGTCATCTCCTTGACGGTAGCAGGTCTTCTTCTCTACATGGGGTATCTCGTCTTCCACGTATGA
- the LOC135645964 gene encoding transcription factor MTB2-like: MVEVELQGLGIGRELSCGGGIRVGMGTFWSDEDRKMALAVLGHQAFDYLNARHAASSDGHLTAVGGGDADLQTKLQDLVEGPGSVAWAYAIFWQISRSDSDELVLGWGDGHCIETGDEEEEEEGCGSRRNPLDGAHQKMRKRVLERLHALSGGSDEENYALRLDRITDTEMYFLASMYFSFPKGEDAPGRALESGKHIWISEAVLASPACSNHYVRAFLARTAGFRTIIFIPFESGVLELGSVDPVPESFEALHMIRSLFGHGLSKGEAAPGEKTDENNGPVSVSRFGADSGHVAEYPKIFGKNLKLGHAQLNGRASIVSMEQRPPETIAKHGDHHQKSPLLQWKQNHLVNPHQQKFGNGAPYVRYINGVMSPQKQQLQPQRQQALPRPLPPSGQIDFSSAAAAAANPAPAGVLIGRAGAVDSELSDVEAPCKEHKPGGTEERRPRKRGRKPANGREEPLNHVEAERQRREKLNQRFYALRAVVPNISKMDKASLLGDAISYITELQKKLKEMEAEREMWGDPSRVDHKRPPPHCPEIDIQTAQDEVIVRVNCPLDRHPVSQVIQALKDSQIDVVDSKVAATNDSVLHTFVVKSPAAEQLTKEKLFAALAHELRAT; encoded by the coding sequence ATGGTGGAGGTGGAGCTGCAAGGACTGGGTATTGGACGCGAGTTGAGTTGCGGAGGGGGGATCCGGGTTGGGATGGGCACGTTTTGGTCGGACGAGGATCGGAAGATGGCGCTGGCGGTGCTCGGTCACCAGGCATTCGACTACCTCAACGCCCGCCACGCGGCCTCCTCCGATGGGCACCTCACCGCCGTGGGCGGAGGGGACGCCGACCTCCAGACCAAGCTCCAGGACCTCGTCGAGGGGCCCGGCTCCGTTGCCTGGGCCTACGCCATCTTCTGGCAGATCTCGCGGTCCGACTCCGACGAGCTTGTCCTCGGCTGGGGCGACGGTCACTGCATCGAGACgggggacgaggaggaggaggaggagggctgcGGCTCCCGCCGCAACCCCCTCGACGGCGCGCACCAGAAGATGCGGAAGCGGGTGCTCGAGAGGCTCCACGCGCTCTCCGGTGGCTCCGACGAAGAAAACTACGCGCTTCGGCTCGACCGCATAACTGACACGGAGATGTACTTCCTGGCGTCCATGTACTTCTCGTTCCCCAAAGGCGAGGACGCTCCTGGAAGAGCGCTCGAGTCCGGGAAGCATATATGGATCTCCGAGGCGGTGCTGGCATCGCCGGCGTGCTCCAATCACTACGTCCGGGCGTTTCTTGCGAGAACGGCGGGTTTCAGGACGATCATCTTCATACCATTCGAATCCGGCGTGCTTGAATTGGGTTCGGTGGATCCGGTGCCGGAGAGCTTCGAGGCGCTGCATATGATTAGGTCCCTCTTTGGCCATGGCCTTAGTAAGGGGGAGGCGGCGCCTGGCGAGAAGACAGACGAGAACAATGGCCCCGTTTCGGTTTCGCGCTTTGGGGCCGACAGCGGTCATGTCGCGGAGTATCCCAAGATCTTCGGGAAGAATTTGAAGCTTGGGCACGCCCAGCTTAACGGGCGGGCTTCGATCGTGAGCATGGAGCAGAGGCCACCGGAGACGATCGCGAAGCATGGCGATCACCATCAGAAGAGTCCGCTGCTCCAGTGGAAACAGAATCACCTCGTGAATCCTCATCAGCAGAAATTTGGTAATGGCGCACCATATGTTCGATACATAAACGGGGTAATGTCGCCTCAGAAGCAACAGCTGCAGCCGCAGCGACAGCAAGCGCTTCCCCGGCCCCTGCCGCCGTCGGGGCAGATCGATTTCAgctcagcggcggcggcggctgcaaaTCCCGCTCCCGCCGGCGTCTTGATAGGTCGTGCGGGTGCGGTAGACTCGGAGCTCTCGGACGTCGAGGCACCTTGCAAAGAACACAAACCAGGCGGAACTGAAGAGCGCAGGCCCAGAAAGAGGGGGCGTAAGCCGGCGAACGGCAGGGAGGAGCCGCTCAACCATGTGGAAGCCGAGCGCCAGAGAAGGGAGAAGCTGAACCAGAGGTTCTACGCCCTGAGAGCCGTCGTACCCAACATCTCCAAGATGGACAAGGCCTCCCTTCTCGGCGACGCCATATCCTACATCACCGAGCTCCAGAAGAAGCTCAAGGAGATGGAGGCGGAGAGGGAGATGTGGGGCGACCCATCACGTGTGGATCACAAGCGGCCGCCGCCGCATTGCCCTGAGATCGACATCCAGACGGCACAGGACGAGGTAATCGTCCGGGTAAACTGCCCACTGGACAGGCACCCCGTATCCCAGGTCATCCAAGCTCTCAAGGATTCACAGATCGATGTGGTGGACTCGAAGGTCGCTGCAACGAATGACAGCGTCCTGCACACCTTCGTGGTGAAATCGCCGGCCGCCGAGCAGCTCACGAAGGAGAAGCTGTTTGCTGCTTTGGCTCATGAGTTGAGGGCAACATGA